The stretch of DNA GGAATTTCTGtctgtctaggaatttgtctatttcttacatgttttctcatttgttaggCTACATGTGTTCATAGTTCTCTTGTaatcctttcttgtttctttaggGTCTGTAGTAATatcccctctttctttcctgtttttagtaatttgagtcttttctattttctccttgGTCAGTCTAGCAGAAGCCTCACTAGTTTTTGATATCTTTTCAAAGATCACCTTACACTTCTTAGTTTATTAATATGCATCATCATATTCATGAAAATGGGGCCCAGAAGCATATGATCATATATATTGGCTATATTACTGAGAACATATCAATGTTAATTGACTATGCTTAAAAAGATATTCCTTAAAAAGATTTTGAGTAACGGAATACACGTATAGGTAAACAGATTTTTACTTATAATAGTTCTAGGAAAACTGAGGATTGCAGCAAGGAGACAGATAGACAGAAAGCATCCCTGTCCCCAGccaggagacagacacacaggcagCATCGCTGTCCTCAGctgggagacagacagacagacagacagcacCCCTGTCCCCAGCcgggagacagacacacaggcagCATCGCTGTCCCCAGCCAGGAGACACACAGACAGCACCCCTGTCCTCAGCTGGGAgacaaacagacagacagacagcatCCCTGTCCCCAGCcgggagagagacagacagacagcatTGCTTTCCTCAGCCAGGAGACAGACAGACGTCATCCCTCTCCTCATCTGGGGATGATTGAACCTCCTCCCATGCGAAGCAGCATATTCCCTGATGGGGAAGCACTGCTGCCACAGGCATCCACAGTGGGTCACCCAGCCTAGCAAGGTGGCACTGAGAGGCTGCAGCCTACTGTGCCATCTGCACTGTTGCCCAAACCTTTCTGGCTGCCCATACACAGGATCTGGGGGTGCTGGGCAGCCAGCCAGCCTGGTGAGCCCCACAGGGGTGGGACATGAGGCCAGGGCAGATGGCAGTGGGTGCGGTTGGGTGATCTGGCCTTTCCTAGAGGGTTGGTGGGCTGGGTATCACCTTCCCACTTGTCCCCTCTTGCTTGGTACCCTCCAACTTTGGAGAGTAGGACATGGGAGCAGGAATGACACAAGACACTACCCTGGTGTAATTCTGCCCCATTAGTACCCCCTGCCATCCACCATTCCACCATGCCCCTAGCAGGTAGGCAAGACCCAGGAAGGAAATTGAGTGCCAGAGGTGGGTCAAATGTGTCTAGATGGGTTGGCCAACCCCCCAGTTCCACGCAAGTCCCTCTGATGTGGTGGCTACGCTTCTCTCCTTATGCCCACAGTATTTGGAAACAGAGTCCTGGGCTCCAGCTGGCTTGGTAGGGAGAGGAGAAGCCCCCTGCAGAAGCTCTATGACCTGGACCAGGTAGGTGGACAGACCCCCAACCCAGGCATGCCCCCCTCCATCCCAGCCAGGAGCCTGACAGCAACAGTGCAGACCTGCTGGCATGAGACTGGACCCCACACTGGGGCATGGAAGGGCGTCCTCCCCAAACCCAGGCTTTGTCAGAGAGCAGTGACAAGGGCAAATCTTGGGGGTAAGATGAGACACCTGGGGTCTCTACCTACCTATCTTCCCATCCATCAacaatttgaggccaggcacagttctTTGTGTTACAGATAAAAAAGAGTCAAAACAGACCCTGTACCTGCCCTCAGGAAGTTCACAGTCTAGTGGGAGACCAAATCTCAGTGCATGCTGCAGTGGGGAGGTGTGCAGGGACCCCCAAACCCGGTGTGATTCTCAAGCAGACGGACCAGGCGGTTCGCTGGCCCACACACCCAACTTCAGCTGGGGGCATGCAGGGACCATGCACaaccccaaacacacacatacaactgtACCCCACCACCAAGAACCCCACACTCTggttgtctctctctctctctcacacacacacacacagaagtacTTATTCAGACAGCATGTATTGAGCACCCACTCATGCAGACTGTGTTCAGGATGCTGAGATCCAGCAGCAAGCAGGTCAGCCAGGTCCCTCCCCTAGTAGAGCCACCAGTTCAGCAGGGGAAGATGTCATCCGATCACCACCCACACTAATACTTAACTAATTCTGCTCTAAAGGGGAGTACGAGGTGCAACAAGAGCTCTCCTGAGAGGGTCCTAGTTTAGAAGGGGGGAGAGGAACTCCTCTCCAAGGAAGGGACATTGGAGCTGAGACTGAAGAGCAAGAGTCAACAGGCAGACAGGAGGGGCCAAGCACCACAGGCAGGGGGAATAGCTGTGCCAAAGGCCTGGCGGGGAGTGGAGGACAGGAGAAGGAGCACTAGGGGAGCCTGGAGAAGTGGGGGCAGCACGCAGGCCCTGCACGTGTGCAAGGGTAGCAGGGAGTCATggaaggtgttttttttgttcCCCCCCCCccagagacggagtcttgctctgtctcccaggctggagtgcagtggcgcaatctgcaaactcactgcaagctccgcctcccgggtgtgcgccgttctcctgcctcagcctcccgagtagctgggactacaggcgcccgccaccacaccaggctaattttttgtatttttggtagagacggggtttcaccgtgttagccaggatggtctcgatttcctgacctcgtgatccgcccgccttggcctcccaaagtgctgggattacaggcgtgagccactgtgcccggctgagccATGAAAGGTTTTAAGCCAGGAAGGACAGCATCAGATTTCCACTTTTGGGGTATCCCTTGGACCGCTGTGTAGAGAAAGATCAGGGTGGTGTTGGGTAGGTGGCTGCTCACCAAATCCTGAGGGCTGAGCCGAAGGGGCTTGTGGAGCTCATCTGGCCCAAGCCTACGAGCCGGTAGGGAGGCCTTCCTTCACAGAGAGAGTGACTGACTGgccctgggccacacagcaggctGACGGTAGGACAGCACTCAGTAGGGCGCTGGGTTCCACTAGCTCTGGCAGCTTCTGAGGGGCAGATGGCCCTTCACGGCCTGAGGACCCTGTGACCACTGGGTGTCAAGTCCCTGGAGGCTTAGCACCTTGCGGCTGgagaaagaaagtaataaaaaccATCTAGCCAACAAGTGCTGATCTCGTGCCAGGCCCTTTAGTTCTGTGGACTCATTACGGCAACCCATAAGGTGGGGCTGTTATTGCCCCtgtttacagacaaggaaacaggcACGGGGAGGCAAGTGCCCTGCAAAGATCACAGAGCTTCTATGGACTAGAGCCAgtgaggaatccaggcagccaTACcagcgggggaggggggggggggggcggagagCGGGATGGGGAGTGAGGACAGGAGCTGTAGGTGCAGCCCTGGACAGTGGACATAGGTCTAGCTTTAGAGTCCCAAGGGGCCTGAGTTGGAGCCGCGGCTTCCCCACTGAgcgctgtgtgacctcaggcaactCAGttcccctgagcctcagttttctcttctgtaaaatgggtattcATGGACCTATGAGCAACAGCAGTGGCAGCCCAAGCTGCTTCCAGCCATGAGGACTGTTAGTGCTCACTCTTGAGCTGCTCGGAGACCAGCAGCCCACGGTTCAGCAGCAGCCAGTGCCCACCATTGTCCTCTGGATGTTGACTTCTGTTATAGAGTTGGCCTCCTGGCTGTAAGAGACTGCCAGGGCTGCAGACACCGCACAGGAGGGCATCCCAGGCAGAAAGTGAGTGGTGGGGTAAGGGCTTCCCCTGACTTTTCACCCTAAGGGAGACTTTCTTGGGAGCCATCTGGCTAACCTCCCCTGATATCACCTCAGGCAGAGCCAAGCCACATCCCCTCCGAAACCCCCGACCCAGTGCTTCAGCAATGGCACACGAAGCTGAAGATCCGGCTTGCCGAGGCTGGGCTCCTGCCCTGACACAGCCGGGGTCTGCCGGCAAGGAAGGAGGAAGACTGACAGGTGGCCGGATGGCCAACATTCCCTGTCACAAGAAATGTGTTGGGTCATCTAAAAGCTGAAAGCAGACCTTGGCTGTGGGCCCCGGGAGGACAGCCTCTCCTGGCACCAGGTGGAGCTAGGCTTCTGAGGTCAGCCCTGACCGTGGAAACAGGGTCTCCCAGGTGTCCCCAGACCCCCACAGCATGGCTGGACCTGGCAGCCCTCCCATGGTGAGGGTGGCTAACTgattgtcttatttcacttagcatgatgtcctcagGGTTCACCATTTCTCAAAATGgcgagattttttaaatgtaggcacGTGACATGGCATTCGACACTACAGAAGGTTAGGTATAGTGAAGAGTAGGTCTCCTTGTCCAGCACCTGTCCTGTCAGAGGCCACCAGGTTCCTGGGTGTCCTTCCAGACATGCTCTAGGTGTGTAAGTGTAAGTGGTGTACACTGGCTTGCCGTGTGCTTATGGTAACTTCTTCAGAATCTCACCTACAGGCATGTCTGTCCTATGTCTGTCTgcctcttttcattttgaaaaattcaaatatatgcaAGACGTAGGGTTCAAGGAAGCATCGCCTTCCCACCAGCTACTCCCACCTGGGATGATTGTGAAGCCAGTCCCAGGCTTGTGGATTCTGTGACTAAGTCTGAACGTATCTCTCAAAGAATAAgtctccctccacccaccctgtGTGAAacggtttttatttctttccctttttcaacATCAGTGTGAAGCCCTGTTCTGCCCTTTGGTTTTCTCACTTAGTGTATCTTAGACGTCTGTGGGATAGTTTTAAAGGCATCAGGAGCACAGTGTGCCCATGTGCAGGAGCGTACAtggacacacacaccacacacNNNNNNNNNNNNNNNNNNNNNNNNNNNNNNNNNNNNNNNNNNNNNNNNNNNNNNNNNNNNNNNNNNNNNNNNNNNNNNNNNNNNNNNNNNNNNNNNNNNNCACAAACGCCACACATTCCCACAAACCACAAACACACCACCCACATGATACACACTACACGCACACACCACATACGCCACATacaacacacactacacacataccccatacacacaccacacacacacaccacacacaccagacacaactcacaacacacacacaccatgcaccacaggtgtgcaccacacacaccacatacacacacaccacctaCCAAAAGTGTGCACCACATGCACGCACCACATGCATACcaacacacactacacacaaacacaaacacaccacacatactccatacacatacaacacaaaccacacacatacaacacacacatcacacatgccacacacacacaaatgccacACACGCATGCCACACACATGACATATGCATgccacacatgcacaccacacaccAGAGACGTCATGCACCACAGGAACACACCACACACGTGtaccacacatgcacaccagAGACACGCATTCCCACCCCACTGGCATCAGACCCTCCCAAGCAGGCCCTGACTCTGGTGTTCCCCCAAAGGCTGCTTTGGCCTCCTCTGCAATGGAAACACCCTGAAGGCTTTTTTCTTAACTGAGAACTTACATACCATACAACTCACTCTTTCAAACCCTACAattggttttcagcatttttacaAGGTTTTGTAACTATCACCATTACCTAATTTTCAAACATTGTGATCACCCTCAAAAGCAGCCCAGTGTCTATCAGCAGTCCTCTACAGTTCACTCAGGTTCTAGTTTCGTTCTCTCTGGATGTGACTGCTCTAGGGACCTCACTAAGTGGGACTGTTCGGCACTCGTCCTTTTGTGATTGTCCTATTAGCTTGGCATAACATCCTCCAGGTCAGCCCATGTGGCGGCATGTGTCAGCACtgcattccttttcatggctgagtcctattccattgcatggatggCTGCATACATTTGCCTACTCAGCAATGCACACTTCGGTTTTCTGGGTAATGAGAATACTGCTGCTATGAACTTCATGTACGATTTTTGCACGACGTATGTTTTTAGTTCCCTTGACAATATGCCTTGGACCAGAATTGCTGAGTCACATGTTTACTggttttgaggaactgccaaactgctttccacagcaaCGGCACCcctttacactcccaccagcaatgcgtGAAAGCtccactttctccacatcctcagcaactcattattgtctttttaattatatCCTGAAGCCTCTTAATGTAATTTTAAgaagttaaaacattttcttttatgaattctTACACAAAAAATCATAGGCAGGGGTGTTAATCTTGGAGATAAGAACCCCGGGTGGGGCAGGAGGGATCTGAAGAAAGGGGAGCTGGAAGCATGGAAGCGCGCTGGCCTGGGTCTCTGCATGGCTGAGGCTGCGAGGGGCTCCGGACCTAATTCGGAGAGCGATGAGGCTGCTGGCCCGCAGCAGGTGCTAGGTTAAAGCCAGTCGGCGTTCCTTCTCATAGGAGGGATAGGCTCAGAAGGGGCAGGCTTCCTGCCCCAGCTCTGAGACAAGAATTTGCTGGGGGAATAAAAGGAGTGAAGGTGCAAAGGAGAGTGCTGACTGGTAAGTACAGAATCAGCCCATTTGTTATTGAGGCAAAGCAGCCCGACAGCCCCCAAGCGGCTGCAGTTTTCAGTTGGGTGTGGAATTAAACAGCGCTGCTTCTTACGCAGCATCCTGCTTTTAGTAAACAGCGACGAGTCCATGTATGTGTGCCCGTACTCACACGGAGCGCACTCTGATGCCTCAATTCCTTATCACTCCTCCTCTGAGTGCCCCACAGCATACATACCCAGCGCGTCCTTCTCCCAGCCTCAGCAAGGTCAGAATCCGTTTCTCCCAAATCCAGGCCCAGGACAGATGCCCGGGCCCTAAACCATGCAGTGATCAGTGGCAGCCCTGGGGTTCAAATTTGGGTGCCCGGTCCAGCTCCTGCTCCCAATTCTCGGGCGCATCCCGCCGGGACGCGGGATGCCCTGACGCGTCCCCCTGTCTCGTTCCCTGTCGCCTACAGGACCCGCGCTCTACCCTGGCGGAGGTGCACCGGCAGCGGCGCGACCTGCTAAGCAGCGCCTGTAGCCGCCACACACGCCGGCAGCGCCTGCTGCAGCCAGAGGACCTGCGGCACGTGCTGGTGGACGACGCGCATGGCCTGCTCTACTGCTACGTGCCCAAGGTGGCGTGCACCAACTGGAAGCGCGTGCTGCTGGCGCTAAGCGGCCAAACCCGCGGCGACCCGCGCGCCATCCCCGCGCACGAGGCCCACGCGCCAGGCCGCCTGCCCTCGCTGGCCGACTTCAGCCCTGCCGAGATCAACAGGCGCCTGCGTGCCTACTTGACCTTTCTGTTCGTGCGGGAGCCCTTCGAGCGCTTGGCGTCTGCCTACCGCAACAAGCTCGCGCGCCCCTACAGCGCTGCCTTCCAGAGGCGCTACGGAGCACGTATCGTTCAGCGCCTGCGGCCACGCGCGCTCCCCGACGCCCGGGCCCGCGGCCACGACGTGCGCTTCGCAGAGTTCCTGGCCTACCTGCTGGACCCGCGCACGCGGCGCGACGAGCCCTTCAACGAGCACTGGGAGCGCGCGCACGCGCTCTGCCACCCGTGCCGCCTCCGCTACGACGTCGTGGGCAAGTTCGAGACGCTGGCGGAGGACGCAGCCTTCGTGCTGGGCCTGGCGGGCGCACCCGACCTGAGCTTCCCCGGTCCACCGCGGCCCCGGGGGGCTGCCGCCTCCCGCGACCTGGCAGTGCGCCTCTTCCGGGACATCAGCCCCTTCTACCAACGGCGCCTCTTTGACCTCTACAAGATGGACTTCCTGCTCTTCAACTACTCCACCCCTTCCTACCTGCGGCTGCACTAGCGGTCCTGGAGGGCCTGTGGCCACACGGGGCAAGTGCCTTTCCGACAGGACCCCTGGGGAATGCAGGTGCTGCTGGCCCCAGGACCCCTCTTCAAGAGCCACTGCGTGCTCTCACCTGGCCGCCGGCCCAGCGGGCGCAGGGCACACTTGGCCGGGCTTGGGGGCAGCCCATCTCCCGTGGCCCTGTACGCGTGTGCCTGCTTCAGCCTGTCGCTTGAGGCCTGCTTCCTCCACTTGCTCCAGCTGACAGGCACCTCTCCAGGCCCCGCAGATGGGCAAGGACTTGGTAACCAGGGTTTTAGGCTTTTAAAGGCCATTTTAGGGGGTCAGCCCTGCCCCTGAACCTGTTCATGGTGCATCAGAACAGAATGCTGACACCCGTGTTGGTGTGGCCCGAGCCTGTGCCCTCCCCACCTGGCCCACCCTGGCAAGGACAGGTGTGGCCAAGGACGAAAGCCCTCCGTTGGCTGGCCTCACGATGGGACCATCCCGGAGCCAGCTGGGAGCTGCCTTCCACTGCCATCGGGCCTCCGCTCCTCTCCCATGCGGCTGGCCCTGCCCAGGCACCACCTTCGGTCTCAGTCTGGCAAGACGCTGGGTCTTGAGGCTCCATGCCAACAGAGCCCCTGGTGCAATGCAGTCACAGGTTTTATGAGACTTTGGTGAGCTGGGCAGTCATggttttgaaataaatgtattttgttacTTTCTGATTTGTTGGAGTTTCTCTGCTTCATTGGGCCATTTTCTCTGGGAGCCTGCAGCTGTCTGATCTCGAACCACTCCGTCTCCAAGCCTTTGTTTCCCTGTTGCCAAGTGGCATAAGAAGATCAGATGAGAGTGCCCACAGAGCCTGGGTACCTCCCAGTGGTGATAGGAGTGAGCGACTACATGGGG from Piliocolobus tephrosceles isolate RC106 chromosome 2, ASM277652v3, whole genome shotgun sequence encodes:
- the CHST13 gene encoding carbohydrate sulfotransferase 13 encodes the protein MGRRCWRQRVLAAACLGAALLLLCAAPRTLRPVFGNRVLGSSWLGRERRSPLQKLYDLDQDPRSTLAEVHRQRRDLLSSACSRHTRRQRLLQPEDLRHVLVDDAHGLLYCYVPKVACTNWKRVLLALSGQTRGDPRAIPAHEAHAPGRLPSLADFSPAEINRRLRAYLTFLFVREPFERLASAYRNKLARPYSAAFQRRYGARIVQRLRPRALPDARARGHDVRFAEFLAYLLDPRTRRDEPFNEHWERAHALCHPCRLRYDVVGKFETLAEDAAFVLGLAGAPDLSFPGPPRPRGAAASRDLAVRLFRDISPFYQRRLFDLYKMDFLLFNYSTPSYLRLH